The window GATCCTCGGATGACCATGAGAAAGGCCCATGAGGGCTGAGCGCCTGTCCCCGTACGCCCGCCCCCCGCGCGCGTACCGCGATCTGCACCTCCGGCACAGCACGGTCGACGCCTTCGGCGGCGCCCACCGGCTGCTGACCGAGCACGCGAATCCCCCGGCGCCGTACGACGCCCTGGTCGTCACGGTCACGGACGGCTGCTCCCGCGCGGCGTGGCTCGGCCCGGTGCCGGCCCGTTTCCCGCGGCTCGGCTCAGCTCGGCTCCCTCCCGGACGGCGGCTTCGTCGTCGCCTACCGTCCAGGAGGAGCCGTACGTCGAGCGGTTCGCCTTCGAGGTCGAGGCGTCGTAGGGCGCGAACCGTTGCGGGCGGGCGGCCGACCTGCCCCTCTGTCAGTGGTCGTGCGCGGCCCCGGTCGAGCCGGACCCGCCCGCCGTGTCCAACGCCCCCGGATCGACGGCCACGTGCGGCTTGTGCGGCTCGTACCCCGGAATCGTGCCGTCCGTCCTGCGGACCAGGAACAGGCCCGCCATGCCCATGTCGGAGTGGCTCTGGACATGGCAGTGGTACATCCAGGCGCCCGCCCCGACCCCCTCGCCCGCGATGATCTGGAAGCCGAAGGAGTCGGCGGGTCCGACGATCTTGTTGTCGATGACCTGGCTGGGGTCGTCGGGGCCGGTGAGCATGCCGGTGCGGTTGTCGGCCCAGCGGTGACCGTGCATGTGGAAGGTGTGGTAGTACTCGCCGTGCGTGATGACGACGAACTCGACGCGGTCACCGACGGTGGCGTCGAAGTCGGGGCCGGTGTGGGCGGGCTTGTTGTTGATGCGCAGGTCGTTGAAGACGACGGTGACGGTCTTGTCGGGCAGCACATCGCCCTTGCGGCGGACGACGACCGGGCCGTAGAGGCCCTTGCGGACGCCGCCCGTGCCGTGTGCGGTGCCGACGGCGTGGTCGTGGTAGTGCCAGTAGCCGGCGCTGCCCGCCCGCCAGGTGCCGTCCGGACGGGCGCCGGGGGCGTGGGTGCGCCAGGTGTAGGTACGGGTGCCGCCCGGCTCGACGTCGCTCCTGTTCAGCTTGGTGCCGTCGCTGGACGCCTCGTAGTCGAGGCCGTGCACATGCAGACTCGCCGCCACGTCCATGGTGTTCTCGAACTCGATGTGCAGCGTGTCGCCCTCGTTGAGCTCGATCAACGGGCCCGGTATGGAGGCCTTGCCCTTCTCGAAGCCGTAGCCCATCTGCCCGTCGGACAGCTTCTCGGCGTACATCTTGATGTGCTTGACCTCGCCGCCCGCCGGAGCCGTCCTCGCCCGTCCGGCGGCGCTGGCGGCCTCGGGGGCGGTGACGGTCTCGATGGCCACGGACAACGATGTCGCGGCGGCCGCGCCGCCCAGCAGCACCCGCCGGCTGAACCCTCGTCTGCCCATCGCGTCCATGCGGAACTCCCCATGCTCATACGGATTTGCGGAGACGCGCCTGTGATCAACCTGTGTGACGGTAGCGGCACCCCAGCGGTTTCTCCACACCCAGGACAAAGTTCGCACCATTCCGGTCATAGGTCTTGGCGAGCCGCGCAAATGGGGGCTAGCTTCCATGGCGCTGTTGCTGTGACCGAGGAGGTGCCCATGTACTTACGAGGGTTGAGCGACACCAAGAGACGGGCCTGGGCGGCCACACTGACCGCTTCGGTCGTCACCGCGGGGCTCCTGTCGGGCCCCGCGGCCCACGCGGGCCAGGCGCCGGAACCGCCGCTGACAACGATGTCGATCACGTCGCCGCCGGGCGGGTCCGGACCCCGGGTGCTGATCTTCCACGGCTCCGCGGCGGCCGGGGACGAGTCGCCCGTCGTGAACGCCGGGATCGAGGCGATCGAGCGGATCGGCCTGTCGGGTCCGGCCTCCGAACGGTTCGGGGTGGTCGCCACGGGTGACGCCTCCGTCTTCACCGACGAGGACCGGCTGAGCGGATTCAACGCCGTCGTCTTCCTCACCGGCGGCGGTGACGTCCTCGACCCCGAACAGGAGGCGGGGCTGGAGACCTACATGGAGGCGGGCGGCGGTTTCGTCGGCGTCCATGACGCGGCCCGCGCCGAGCCGTACTCGGACTGGTTCACGGGACTGATCGGAGCCCGCCCGGCCGCGTCGAGCCCGGCGGGCGTACAGCGGGCGACCGTCGAGGTGGGCGACCGGCGGCATCCGGCCACCAAGGATCTGCCCGTGCAGTGGAAGCGGCCGGACAAGTGGCTCAACTGGACGAAGAACCCGTCCGGCACGGTGCACACCGTGGCCCGGGTCCGCGAGTCCACGTACCAGCCGGGATCGAGCGCCAACGGCTGGGACCACCCGGTGAGTTGGTGCCGTGACTACGACGGCGGCCGATCCTTCTACACCGCCATGGGCGGGACCGTCCAGGCGTACGACGAGACGGACTTCCGTACGCACCTGCGCGGCGCCCTGCTGTGGACCTCCCGCCTGGCGCGGGCCGACTGCAAGGCCACCATCGACGCCAACTACAAGGCCGAGCGGCTGACCCGGCCCAACCAGCCGGGGCAGAACGACCAGATCGGCGAGCCGCACGGCCTGGTCACCGCGCCCGACGGACGGGTCCTCTACATCGGCCGGGGCGGCGCCGACTCGTCCAAGCCCGTGGTCACCGACTGGAACAACCCCGACATCGGCAAGGGCAAGGGCGAGATCCACGTCTACGACCCGAGAACCAAGCAGGTCACCCTCGCCGGCGCGCTCACCGTCTTCGGCAACAAGGGGGGCGGCGACGAGCTGATCAAGGTCGAGGAAGGGCTGCTGGGCATCGAGCTGGACCCGGGCTTCCAGCACAACGGCTGGGTGTATCTCCACTACACCCCCCACTCCCGCATCGACCGCGAGACCCGCACGGCCGAGCGCCGCGTCTCCCGCTTCACCCTCGACCTCACGACGAACAAGCTCGACCTGGCCGGCGAGAAGACCCTGCTCACGTGGCCGGTGCAGATCCACAGCTGCTGCCACGCGGGCGGCGGGATGACCTGGGACTCCAAGGGCAACCTGTACATCGCCACCGGGGACAACAACTCCAGCGGGTTCAGCGGTGGTTACTCGGGCAACAACCCCGAACCGAACTACAGGGGCCTCTCGTTCGCCGACGCCCGCCGCACCGCCGGCAACACCAACAACCTCAACGGCAAGATCCTGCGCATCCACCCGGAGCCCGACGGCACCTACACCCTGCCCGCGGGGAACCTCTTCACCGGCAAGGAGACCGCCGAGGGCGGCGGCAAGACCCGCGGTGAGATCTATGTGATGGGCGTCAGGAACCCCGCGCGGATCTTCGTCGACCGGCAGACGGACGTCCTCTACGCCGGCTGGGTCGGCCCGGACGCCGGCGCGCCCTCGACGACCTGGGGCCCGGCGAAGTACGACACCTTCGCCGCCATCACGGAGGCCGGCAACCGGGGCTGGCCGTACTGCATGGGCAACAAGCAGCCCTACCGGGACCGTAGTCTGCCGGACCCGTCCAAGCCGCTGGGCTGGTACGACTGCGACCACCCGAAGAACGAGTCCCCGAACAACGACGGGCTCGTGAACCTGCCCCCGGTGACCGGCAACAACATCTGGTACTCGCCGCAGGGAGGCGCCCCCGACTTCCCCCGGGACGCCGGCGGCCTGCCCTCGTACAAGAACGAGGAGGCGACGTACCTGCTGCCGTGGCTCAAGGGCGGCGGCCAGGCCACGATGAACGGACCGGTCTACCGGTACTCCGCTTCCGGTGACAACTCGGCGCGCTGGCCCGCCTACTGGGACGGCAAGTGGTTCGTCGGCGACTTCTACGACGCCGACCAGCCGCGCCACGCGGTGGTCATGGACCCGAAGAACCAGGGCAGCGGCGGACTCCCGGTCCACGCGGAGTCGCTGAAGAAGATCGTGCCCGTCGGGGCCGAAGGCATCAGGAACCTCATGGACTGGAAGTTCGGACCGGACGGCGCGCTGTACGTCCTCGACTACGGACGCGGGTTCTTCACCTCGGACGCCAAGTCGGCGCTGTGGCGCATCACCTACACGGGCGGCGGTCCGACGCCCGCGGCCGACGAACTGGCGAGGAAGGCGGAGTGATGCGGGCTAGACACGTGTGGGCGGCCCTGCTGGCGGCCCTGCTGATGGTGCTCGGGCTCACCTCGACGCCCGCGTCCGGCCGCGCGGGGCAGGCACCGGCTCCGGACGCGGCCGTCCAGGTGCTGACCTGGACCGCCGGTGACGACATCACCAAGTACCTGACCGTCCCGCAGACCGCGGTGGCGGGCCCCACCACCATCGTCTTCGAGAACAGCAGGGCGACCGGCAACACCATGGGGATGCCGCACACCCTGACGTTCGACGTCTCCGACCCGGAGTACAACAACGACGTCCCGCTCAACATCCTGGCCAACCCCGGCGACGACCAGGGTGGCCGGCACACCACCGAGGTCACGCTCACCCCCGGCCGCTACCGGTACTACTGCACGATCCCCGGGCACGGGCAGATGCAGGGCATCCTCGTGGTGACGGAGGGCACCGGCGAGGACACCACCGCGCCTCAGACATCGGCCGAGGTCGCCGGGACGCGCAACGCGCAGGGCGCGTACGTCGGTTCGGCGTCGGTGACGGTGAGGGCGACCGACACGGGCGGCTCCGGGGTCGAGCGGGTCGAGTACGCGGTCGGCGACGACGGCGCCTGGCTGCCGTACACCACGCCCGTGGTGATCGACCGGGTCGGCACGCACAAGGTCCGCTACCGCGCGATCGACAAGGCGGGCAACACGGCGGCCGAGAAGAACGTCGGGTTCACGGTCGTGGCACCGCCGACGGACGACACGACCGCGCCGGAGACCTCGGCGACGGTGGCCGGCGAGAAGAACCCGCAGGGCGACTACGTGTCCATGGCGACCGTCACCGTCACCGCCTCGGACACCGGATCGGGCGTCAACACCATCGAGTACGCGCTCGGCGACTCGGGGGCCTGGCAGCCGTACTCCGCCCCCGTGATGGTGCACGAGGCCGGCACGCACAAGGTGCGGTACCGGGCCACGGACAGGGCGGGCAACGTCGCGGCCGAGAAGAACGTCTCCTTCACCGTCGTCGCCCCGCCCGCCGCCGACACCACTCCCCCGGTGACGGGCGTGACCGTCGAGGGTGAACGGAACTCCGCCGGCGCGTACCTCAGGAGCGCGAAGGTCACCGTCAGCGCGACCGACCACGGCGGTTCGGGTGTCGCCGCGGTCGAGTACGCGCTGGACGGCGGCCCCTATCTCGCCTACGCCGCGCCCGTGGTGGTCGACCGGGCGGGCACCCACACGGTGACCTACCGGGCGAGCGACAAGGCGGGCAACACGGCCGCCGCGCGGTCGGTGAGCTTCACCGTCGTCGCGGGCGGCGGGGTTCCGGCCCCCAACTGCGCCGAGTACGACGAGCGCTCGACGGTCTTCGTGGGCACGGTCGACTCGGGTGTGCCGAACCGGGTGACCGACAACCGGTGCCGCATCAACGAGCTGATCGAGGACGAGAAGGAGTGGACGTCCCACGCCCTGTTCCTGAAGCACGTGGACACCGTCCTCGACAAGTTGTTCAGGGGCGGGGTCGTCGACCTGCGCGAACACACCGCCGTGCGGGAGGCGGCGGCGGAGTCCGGCATCGGCAAACCCGGCCAGACCGAGGGCTACCGCACGATCCTCGACGGCACGGCCGAGTCGTTCGCCAGGTGGCAGCAGGTGGGCGGCGGTTCGTTCGAGCGGAACGCCGACGGCTCCATCACCTCCGGCACCACGAAGGCCGGGCTCGGCATGCTGTGGTTCCCCGAGCGGAAGTACGGCGACTTCTCGCTGCGCCTGCAGTGGCGCGACGACGCCCCCGGCACGGGCAACGCCAACTCCGGTGTGTTCGTCCGCTTCCCCGGGGTCCACGACCACCCGGAGGAGTCACGGCCGGAGTGGGTGGCCATCAAGTACGGCCATGAGGTGCAGGTCTTCGACCGGCCCGACGGCGACATGTACAAGACCGGGTCGGTCTACGGCTTCGACCGGGTGGGGCTCGCCGGCGCGGGCGTCACCCAGAAGGGCACCTGGAACGACTACGAGATCCGCGTGGTCGACCAGCACTACTCGGTCTTCCGCAACGGCGTCCTGATCAACGAGTTCGACAACACCGGCGGCCAGGACTTCGCCCCGCCCCGCGCGGACGACCCGGGCACCGACGGGCGCCGGTTCGCCTCCGGCTACCTCGGCCTCCAGGTGCACGGCACGACGGACGTCGTCTCCTACCGCGACGTCAGGATCAAGGAACTGTAGGGACGCCCGGGACCACTCCGGCCCGGCCCGTTGTCAGTGGCGTACGGCAAGCTGTGATCAGTGGCCGCCGTACGCCACTGCTGTGCGACGGGGAGGCTTGGTGCTCACGGGGATCGACGACGTCGACTGGGCGTCGCTGGGGCATGCGTACACCGATTCGGCGACGGACGTACCGGACCTGCTGCGGGGCCTGGCGTCGGACGACCCCGCCGAGCGGGACATCGCGCTGGACGGCATGTACGGCGCGGTGCACCACCAGGGGGACGTCTACGGCAGCACCGTGGCGTGCGTCCCGTTCCTGTTCGAACTGGCCGCGTGGGAGGGACTCGCCGACCGCGCCGCGATCGTGTATCTGCTGTGCAGCATCGGGGGCGAGGAGAAACCCGATCCGGAGGAGATAGGCGGTCTCTTCGAGGACGAGGAGGAGGACGCGGCGTACGTCCAGCCGTACCTGGACGCCTGGGAGGGGGTCCGGGCGCGTGCGGACGCCTTCCACGGGCTGCTGGCCGACCCGGACGCGGAGGTGCGCGCGGCGGCCGCCGAGGCGCTGGCCCAGCTGCACCCCGATCCGGTGCGGGCCTTCGCCTCGCTGAGCGCGCGACTGCCCCACGAGCCGCATCCGGAGGCACAGCGGGCTCTGGTGGACGCGGTCGGGGAGCTGGCCGTCAGGCACGGGGAGCGCCTGGCGGAGGAGGCGGGGCCCGTGTTGGAGGCGGTGGCGCAGTCGACCGACCGCGTCCCCGACGCACGGCTGAGCGCTCTGGATCACCTGGCGCGCAGCGCCCCGGACCGGCTGCCCGAGAACACCGCCGAGATCGCCATCGAGGTGATGCGGCACGCCCACGAGCGGAAGGCGGCCGCCGCCGGGACGGTCCGGCCCCCGGACGAGCGCCCCCGGACGGACACCCTGGTGTCGCATCTGCGCGAGCTGGAGGCCACGCGTCGCACGGAGGCCGACCACGACGACGAGACCCCCGACATCCTGCGGAGGCTCCATCGCGGTCTCAAGGACCGGACCGACATACGGTTCCCGCTGCTGCTGGACCAGCTCGGCAGCCCGGACCGGGAGCAGCGCATGCGGGCCGTCGCCATGTGCGGAGAGGTGCTGCGGGGGTGGCGGGCCCCGGACGACGAACCGGTCATCGCGCTCGCCCGGCAGCTTCGCGAGCCCGAACTCGCGCTGTGCCGGGCCGCGCTCGGGCAACTGCGCACGCTCGCTCCGATCAGCCGTGTCGTGACCGACGACGTGGTGGACTTCCTCACGGAGTTCGCGGAGCGCCGCAGAGGCGACGAGAACGGTCTGTCCTGGGACGACATGGCGTTCGGCAGGGCCATCGACCTGCTCGCGCTCCAGGGCGACGAGCGCGTGGCGAACGCGGTGCGGTCCGTGGTGGGCCGGCTCCCCGAGCTGCCCCCGCATCTCGAACGGTGGCTCGGGGCTTTCGACCGCGAGACCGCCGCCGAGCTGGGCCCCGTGCTGCACGAACGGCTCACCGCGCTCGGACCGGACGACCGGAGCACCGACGGGGACCGGCTCGTCGGCGCCCTGGGCCTGATCGCCCACGCCGAGTCGCTGGACCTGCTCGTCGATCGGCTCCGCGCGGGCGGGGACAGCCGGACGACCCGGTGGTGCGTGCTGCGGGCCCTGTCCCGGTACGGCGAGGCGGCGGCCGAAGCGGCGCCGCTGCTGCGGGAGTTGACCCATGGCGCCGGGTCCCCCGACACCCGTCTGGCGGCGGCCCATGCCCTGTGGGCGACGACAGGGGACACCGCGACGACACTGCCGGCCCTGCGGACCGGTCTGGAGTCCGACGACGCCTCCAGTCGTGACATCGCCCTGCGGCTGCTCGGCACCCTGGGTCCGGCGGCGGCGCCCCTGAGCGACCTCCTGCGCGCGACGCAGGGGACCGCACGTGCGGCGGTCACCCTCTGGCAGGTGACGGGCGACATCGACGCGGCGCTGCCCCGCCTCCTCCACCACTGGACCGCCGACCCGGGGTCCCGGCCGTCCCTGGCCGCCTGTCTCACCGGGATGGGCGCCGCCGCGGCACCGGCGCTCCCCCTGCTCCGGGCGGAGCTGGCGTCACCACGCCGCCATCACCACGACGGGTCGGCCGATCCACGCCAGGACATCACCGCCGACGAGGAGCTGCTGCGGGACTGCCGTCGGACGGTGGCCGCCCTGGAGCGCGACGCGGAGACCGACCCGGAGACCGACGCGGGGCGGAGCACCGGGTGACCGACCGGGTGCGGCGGCAACGACCCCGTCCGCGTCTCACGCCTTCCTGGCCCTGCTCGGCTGCACCCGCTTCGGCTCGCCCGGCATCTTCGGGTACTCCGGCGGATACGGCAGATCCCCGAGCCCGTGGTCGTGTTCGTCCCGCGCCGCCAGCTCCAGCAGCGCTTCCAGGGAGAAGGCGTGCTCGTCCATGTCGGCGTGGACATCGCCGACCTCCGCGAAGCGCGCCGGCATCGTCCCCAGGTCGAAGTCGCGGGGCACGGCGACGCCGACCTCGTCCCAGGTGAGGGGTGCGGAGACGGGCGCGTGCGGGTGGGGGCGTACGGAGTAGGCGGAGGCGATGGTGCGGTCGCGGGCGGTCTGGTTGTAGTCGACGAAGATCTTCGCGCCGCGTTCCTCCTTCCACCAGGCCGTGGTCACCTGTTCCGGCATCCGGCGCTCCAGTTCGCGGGCCACGGCGATGGCCGACCGGCGCACCTGGGTGAACGTCCAGTCGGGCCGGATCGGCACGAAGACGTGCAGGCCGCGGCCGCCGGAGGTCTTGGGCCAGCCGCGCAGCCCGCCGTACTCGTGCAGGACCTCGCGCAGTTCGTGCGCGGCGCGTACCGCGTCCGCGTAGTCGGTGCCGGGCTGGGGGTCGAGGTCGATACGGAGTTCGTCGGGGCGGTCGACGTCGTCGCGGCGGACCGGCCACGGGTGGAAGGTGAGCGTGCCGAACTGCGCGGCCCACACGACGGCGGCGACCTCGGTGGGGCACATCTCGTCGGCACTGCGGCCGCTGGGGAAGGTGATGTGGGCGGTGGGGATCCAGTCGGGCATGTTCTTGGGAGCCCGCTTCTGGAAGAAGTTCTCGCCCGTCACCCCCTCCGGGTAGCGCTCCAGCGTGGTGGGCCGGTCGCGCAGGGCCCGCAGGATGCCGGGTCCCACGGCGATGTAGTAGCGCGCGAGGTCCAGCTTGGTGAAGCCGCGCTCCGGGAAGAAGATCTTCCCCGGGCTGGACAGCCGTACCGTCCGCCCCGCCGCCTCCAGCTCCACCGCTTCGCCCATGCGAGCCACGGTAGGCGGAACGGAAGAAAGCCGCATACCGGGTGCATCCGCCGCGCGACACCCGCACCGCGGTCGCAGAATCGGAGCATGGATCTTCCGGTGATGCCGCCCGTGAAACCGATGCTCGCCAAGTCCGTGGCGACGGTCCCGCCGGACATGCACTACGAGGCGAAGTGGGACGGGTTCCGGGCGATCGTGTTCCGTGACGGGGCCGAGGTAGAGATCGGCAGTCGCACGGGGAAGACGCTGACCAGGTATTTTCCCGAGCTGGTGGAGGCCCTGCGGGAGCGGCTGCCGGAGCGCTGTGTGATGGACGGCGAGGTCGTGATCGTGCGGGGCGGGCGGCTGGACTTCGACGCCCTGACCGAGCGCATCCACCCCGCCGCCTCGCGCGTGAAGATGCTGGCGGAGACGACGCCGGCCTCCTTCGTGGCCTTCGACCTGCTCGCCCTGAACGACGAGTCGCTGCTCGACGTGCCGCTCACCGACCGCCGCGCGCTGCTGGAGCTGGCCCTGTCCCGTGCGACGGCCCCGGTCCATGTGGCTCCGGCGACCACGGATCGCGAGCTGGCCGAGCAGTGGTTCGAGCAGTACGAGGGGGCGGGCCTGGACGGGGTGATCGCCAAGCCGCTCGATCTGCGCTACCGGCAGGACGAGCGGGCGATGTTCAAGATCAAGCACGAGCGGACGGCGGACGTGGTGGTCGCGGGCTACCGCTTCCACAAAAGCGGGCCGGTGGTCGGCTCCCTGCTCCTGGGCCTCCACGACGACGACGGCGCCCTCCAGCACATCGGCGTCTGCGCGGCCTTTCCCATGAAGCGGCGCGCGGAGCTGGTGGACGAACTGGAACCGTGGCGCCTGGAGGATGTCCGTGAGCACCCCTGGGCCGCCTGGTCCGAGGAGGCCGCGCACGAGACGGCCCGGCTGCCGGGGGCCCCGAGCCGATGGTCGGCGAAGAAGGACTTCTCCTGGGTACCGCTGCGGCCCGAGCGGGTGGCCGAGGTCGCCTACGACCACATGGAGAACGGCGTCCGCTTCCGCCACACGGCCCGCTTCCGCCGCTGGCGCCCGGACCGCACGGCGCAGAGCTGCACGTACGGGCAGCTGGAGGAGCCGGTCACCTACGACCTGGCGGAGATCCTCGGCCCCGGCACCGGGCCCTGACGGGCGGCCGCGGCGCCGGGCGCGTCGCGGGCGGGGACGGCCCGTATCAGGGCTCCATCACGACCTTGATCGCCCCGTCCTCCTTGCGCTGGAACATCTCGTACGCGTGCGGTGCGTCGCTCAGCGGCACCCGGTGGGTGGCGAAGTCGTCGACGCCCAGGGGGTCGCCGTCCGTGAGGAGGGGCAGGATGTCGTCGGTCCAGGTGCGGACGTTCGCCTGGCCCATGCGCAGCCGGATCTGCTTGTCGAACATGGTGAGCAGCGGCAGCGGGTCGACCTTGCCGCCGTAGACGCCGGAGAGGGAGATGGTGCCGCCGCGTCGTACGAGGTGGATGGCCGTGTAGAGGGCGGCCAGCCGGTCCACGCTGAAGTGCTCGGCGACGCGCGCGCCGAGCGCGCGGGGGAGGTGTCCGGCCGTGTTCTGGACGAGCCGGGCCGCCGCGCTGCCGTGGGCCTCGGTGCCGACGGCGTCGATCACCGAGTCGGGTCCGCGTCCGGCGGTCCGGTCCTGGACCGCGCCGACCAGGTCCTTCTCGTTCTCGTAGTCCCGGAGGTCGAACGTCTCGACGCCCCGCTCACGTGCCCGGCGCAGCCGCTCGGGCACCAGATCGACCCCGAACACCTGCTCGGCACCGCGCTCCAGGGCCACCCGGCAGGCCATGTCCCCGATGGGGCCGAGGCCGAGCACGGCGACGCTGCCGCCGGGCGGGATGTGCGCGTACTCGACCGCCTGCCAGGCGGTGGGAAGGACGTCGGAGAGATACAGGAACCGGTCGTCGGACGGCCCGTGCGGCACCTTGATCGGCCCGAACTGGGCCTGCG is drawn from Streptomyces bottropensis ATCC 25435 and contains these coding sequences:
- a CDS encoding multicopper oxidase domain-containing protein — encoded protein: MGRRGFSRRVLLGGAAAATSLSVAIETVTAPEAASAAGRARTAPAGGEVKHIKMYAEKLSDGQMGYGFEKGKASIPGPLIELNEGDTLHIEFENTMDVAASLHVHGLDYEASSDGTKLNRSDVEPGGTRTYTWRTHAPGARPDGTWRAGSAGYWHYHDHAVGTAHGTGGVRKGLYGPVVVRRKGDVLPDKTVTVVFNDLRINNKPAHTGPDFDATVGDRVEFVVITHGEYYHTFHMHGHRWADNRTGMLTGPDDPSQVIDNKIVGPADSFGFQIIAGEGVGAGAWMYHCHVQSHSDMGMAGLFLVRRTDGTIPGYEPHKPHVAVDPGALDTAGGSGSTGAAHDH
- a CDS encoding ThuA domain-containing protein, with the protein product MYLRGLSDTKRRAWAATLTASVVTAGLLSGPAAHAGQAPEPPLTTMSITSPPGGSGPRVLIFHGSAAAGDESPVVNAGIEAIERIGLSGPASERFGVVATGDASVFTDEDRLSGFNAVVFLTGGGDVLDPEQEAGLETYMEAGGGFVGVHDAARAEPYSDWFTGLIGARPAASSPAGVQRATVEVGDRRHPATKDLPVQWKRPDKWLNWTKNPSGTVHTVARVRESTYQPGSSANGWDHPVSWCRDYDGGRSFYTAMGGTVQAYDETDFRTHLRGALLWTSRLARADCKATIDANYKAERLTRPNQPGQNDQIGEPHGLVTAPDGRVLYIGRGGADSSKPVVTDWNNPDIGKGKGEIHVYDPRTKQVTLAGALTVFGNKGGGDELIKVEEGLLGIELDPGFQHNGWVYLHYTPHSRIDRETRTAERRVSRFTLDLTTNKLDLAGEKTLLTWPVQIHSCCHAGGGMTWDSKGNLYIATGDNNSSGFSGGYSGNNPEPNYRGLSFADARRTAGNTNNLNGKILRIHPEPDGTYTLPAGNLFTGKETAEGGGKTRGEIYVMGVRNPARIFVDRQTDVLYAGWVGPDAGAPSTTWGPAKYDTFAAITEAGNRGWPYCMGNKQPYRDRSLPDPSKPLGWYDCDHPKNESPNNDGLVNLPPVTGNNIWYSPQGGAPDFPRDAGGLPSYKNEEATYLLPWLKGGGQATMNGPVYRYSASGDNSARWPAYWDGKWFVGDFYDADQPRHAVVMDPKNQGSGGLPVHAESLKKIVPVGAEGIRNLMDWKFGPDGALYVLDYGRGFFTSDAKSALWRITYTGGGPTPAADELARKAE
- a CDS encoding OmpL47-type beta-barrel domain-containing protein, coding for MRARHVWAALLAALLMVLGLTSTPASGRAGQAPAPDAAVQVLTWTAGDDITKYLTVPQTAVAGPTTIVFENSRATGNTMGMPHTLTFDVSDPEYNNDVPLNILANPGDDQGGRHTTEVTLTPGRYRYYCTIPGHGQMQGILVVTEGTGEDTTAPQTSAEVAGTRNAQGAYVGSASVTVRATDTGGSGVERVEYAVGDDGAWLPYTTPVVIDRVGTHKVRYRAIDKAGNTAAEKNVGFTVVAPPTDDTTAPETSATVAGEKNPQGDYVSMATVTVTASDTGSGVNTIEYALGDSGAWQPYSAPVMVHEAGTHKVRYRATDRAGNVAAEKNVSFTVVAPPAADTTPPVTGVTVEGERNSAGAYLRSAKVTVSATDHGGSGVAAVEYALDGGPYLAYAAPVVVDRAGTHTVTYRASDKAGNTAAARSVSFTVVAGGGVPAPNCAEYDERSTVFVGTVDSGVPNRVTDNRCRINELIEDEKEWTSHALFLKHVDTVLDKLFRGGVVDLREHTAVREAAAESGIGKPGQTEGYRTILDGTAESFARWQQVGGGSFERNADGSITSGTTKAGLGMLWFPERKYGDFSLRLQWRDDAPGTGNANSGVFVRFPGVHDHPEESRPEWVAIKYGHEVQVFDRPDGDMYKTGSVYGFDRVGLAGAGVTQKGTWNDYEIRVVDQHYSVFRNGVLINEFDNTGGQDFAPPRADDPGTDGRRFASGYLGLQVHGTTDVVSYRDVRIKEL
- a CDS encoding HEAT repeat domain-containing protein, whose product is MLTGIDDVDWASLGHAYTDSATDVPDLLRGLASDDPAERDIALDGMYGAVHHQGDVYGSTVACVPFLFELAAWEGLADRAAIVYLLCSIGGEEKPDPEEIGGLFEDEEEDAAYVQPYLDAWEGVRARADAFHGLLADPDAEVRAAAAEALAQLHPDPVRAFASLSARLPHEPHPEAQRALVDAVGELAVRHGERLAEEAGPVLEAVAQSTDRVPDARLSALDHLARSAPDRLPENTAEIAIEVMRHAHERKAAAAGTVRPPDERPRTDTLVSHLRELEATRRTEADHDDETPDILRRLHRGLKDRTDIRFPLLLDQLGSPDREQRMRAVAMCGEVLRGWRAPDDEPVIALARQLREPELALCRAALGQLRTLAPISRVVTDDVVDFLTEFAERRRGDENGLSWDDMAFGRAIDLLALQGDERVANAVRSVVGRLPELPPHLERWLGAFDRETAAELGPVLHERLTALGPDDRSTDGDRLVGALGLIAHAESLDLLVDRLRAGGDSRTTRWCVLRALSRYGEAAAEAAPLLRELTHGAGSPDTRLAAAHALWATTGDTATTLPALRTGLESDDASSRDIALRLLGTLGPAAAPLSDLLRATQGTARAAVTLWQVTGDIDAALPRLLHHWTADPGSRPSLAACLTGMGAAAAPALPLLRAELASPRRHHHDGSADPRQDITADEELLRDCRRTVAALERDAETDPETDAGRSTG
- the ligD gene encoding non-homologous end-joining DNA ligase codes for the protein MGEAVELEAAGRTVRLSSPGKIFFPERGFTKLDLARYYIAVGPGILRALRDRPTTLERYPEGVTGENFFQKRAPKNMPDWIPTAHITFPSGRSADEMCPTEVAAVVWAAQFGTLTFHPWPVRRDDVDRPDELRIDLDPQPGTDYADAVRAAHELREVLHEYGGLRGWPKTSGGRGLHVFVPIRPDWTFTQVRRSAIAVARELERRMPEQVTTAWWKEERGAKIFVDYNQTARDRTIASAYSVRPHPHAPVSAPLTWDEVGVAVPRDFDLGTMPARFAEVGDVHADMDEHAFSLEALLELAARDEHDHGLGDLPYPPEYPKMPGEPKRVQPSRARKA
- a CDS encoding ATP-dependent DNA ligase; this encodes MDLPVMPPVKPMLAKSVATVPPDMHYEAKWDGFRAIVFRDGAEVEIGSRTGKTLTRYFPELVEALRERLPERCVMDGEVVIVRGGRLDFDALTERIHPAASRVKMLAETTPASFVAFDLLALNDESLLDVPLTDRRALLELALSRATAPVHVAPATTDRELAEQWFEQYEGAGLDGVIAKPLDLRYRQDERAMFKIKHERTADVVVAGYRFHKSGPVVGSLLLGLHDDDGALQHIGVCAAFPMKRRAELVDELEPWRLEDVREHPWAAWSEEAAHETARLPGAPSRWSAKKDFSWVPLRPERVAEVAYDHMENGVRFRHTARFRRWRPDRTAQSCTYGQLEEPVTYDLAEILGPGTGP
- a CDS encoding zinc-dependent alcohol dehydrogenase, with amino-acid sequence MKAVTWQGKRDVRVETVPDPVIQEPTDAIIRITSTGLCGSDLHLYEVLTPFMTPGDILGHEPMGIVEEVGAGVPDLAVGDRVVVPFQIACGACWMCLTGLPTQCETTQCSGEGMGAALFGYTRLYGAVPGAQAEYLRVPQAQFGPIKVPHGPSDDRFLYLSDVLPTAWQAVEYAHIPPGGSVAVLGLGPIGDMACRVALERGAEQVFGVDLVPERLRRARERGVETFDLRDYENEKDLVGAVQDRTAGRGPDSVIDAVGTEAHGSAAARLVQNTAGHLPRALGARVAEHFSVDRLAALYTAIHLVRRGGTISLSGVYGGKVDPLPLLTMFDKQIRLRMGQANVRTWTDDILPLLTDGDPLGVDDFATHRVPLSDAPHAYEMFQRKEDGAIKVVMEP